A genome region from Candidatus Woesearchaeota archaeon includes the following:
- a CDS encoding RimK family alpha-L-glutamate ligase, whose amino-acid sequence MKLKAALVSLGSVSSLWTAEAMKKYFHRVDNVNLKSVEVQLGKSDVQIFQEDKPLKDYDCVYIKGSFRYLALLRSIAQLLPSRTYTPISPEAFNLGHDKLLTQLALQKSGIPMPKTFIPATVEAAKKILQKMNFPIVMKFPQGTQGKGVVFADSISAAVSVLDALTALNQPFIIQEYIETGGADIRAFVVGDKVIASMKRVSSSPDNEKRSNIHAGGKGEPVELDSKTRLIAVKAAQIIGADICGIDLLMSPTGPLVIEVNLSPGLQGITGATKIDVADEMAKYLYKRAYERKMSLEKHKKERILTDLGIEEAQVRGVAKEIVGLLDFRANRILLPEVITEISRFKDNQDVQISAEKGKIVIRKYGPSQEEE is encoded by the coding sequence ATGAAGCTGAAGGCTGCATTGGTGAGCCTCGGGAGTGTTTCATCTCTGTGGACAGCCGAGGCTATGAAGAAGTATTTCCACAGGGTTGACAATGTCAATCTTAAGAGTGTTGAGGTCCAGCTTGGGAAATCTGATGTCCAGATATTCCAGGAAGACAAGCCATTGAAGGATTATGATTGTGTCTACATCAAGGGTTCTTTCCGTTATCTTGCTCTTCTCAGGTCAATTGCCCAGCTGCTTCCCAGCAGGACCTATACCCCGATATCTCCTGAGGCATTCAACCTGGGGCATGATAAGCTCCTGACCCAGCTCGCTCTGCAGAAGAGCGGCATCCCGATGCCCAAGACCTTCATCCCGGCGACTGTCGAGGCTGCCAAGAAGATCCTGCAGAAGATGAATTTCCCGATCGTCATGAAGTTCCCTCAGGGCACTCAGGGGAAGGGTGTTGTTTTTGCTGATTCGATATCGGCTGCTGTCTCTGTGCTCGATGCCCTGACTGCACTGAACCAGCCTTTCATCATACAGGAATACATAGAGACAGGCGGAGCTGACATCAGGGCTTTTGTCGTCGGCGATAAGGTCATAGCTTCAATGAAGAGGGTGTCTTCATCCCCTGACAATGAGAAGAGGTCTAACATCCATGCAGGTGGCAAGGGCGAGCCTGTGGAGCTTGACTCGAAAACAAGGCTGATAGCTGTGAAGGCTGCGCAGATCATCGGCGCTGACATCTGCGGTATCGACTTATTGATGTCGCCGACAGGTCCGCTTGTCATCGAGGTCAATCTGAGCCCGGGTCTGCAGGGGATAACAGGGGCTACGAAGATTGATGTGGCAGATGAGATGGCGAAATATCTCTACAAGAGGGCATATGAAAGGAAGATGTCTTTGGAGAAGCATAAGAAAGAGAGGATCCTGACTGATCTGGGCATCGAGGAGGCCCAGGTAAGGGGTGTGGCCAAGGAGATTGTCGGTTTGCTTGACTTCAGGGCAAACAGGATTCTGCTGCCTGAGGTCATAACTGAGATATCCCGATTCAAGGACAATCAGGATGTTCAGATATCTGCTGAGAAAGGAAAGATTGTGATCAGGAAGTACGGTCCAAGCCAGGAAGAGGAGTGA
- a CDS encoding ATP-dependent zinc protease codes for MDYSKHNIVGLIERVRIFGAKKDCYEIARIDTGATKSSIDTSLAAELGVGPITKTKLVKSASGKSIRPVVDVKVRIGKKNYHGEFTVADRSHMRYRVLIGQNILTQGFLVDPQRSFREYKKDGMVSKSRRE; via the coding sequence ATGGATTATTCCAAGCATAACATAGTCGGATTGATTGAAAGGGTCAGGATTTTCGGTGCCAAGAAAGACTGCTATGAGATCGCAAGGATTGATACCGGCGCGACAAAGAGCAGCATTGATACATCCCTTGCAGCTGAGCTGGGTGTCGGCCCGATAACAAAGACAAAGCTTGTGAAGAGCGCCTCCGGGAAGTCGATCAGGCCTGTTGTTGATGTTAAGGTCAGGATAGGGAAGAAGAATTATCATGGTGAGTTCACTGTCGCTGACAGGAGCCATATGAGGTATAGGGTGCTTATCGGCCAGAATATCCTGACACAGGGTTTTCTGGTTGATCCTCAGAGGTCATTCAGGGAATATAAGAAAGATGGGATGGTGAGTAAAAGTCGAAGAGAATGA